From Candoia aspera isolate rCanAsp1 chromosome 4, rCanAsp1.hap2, whole genome shotgun sequence, a single genomic window includes:
- the MIEN1 gene encoding migration and invasion enhancer 1, with product MSDGSGEPAAEAPPATGRGVHIVVEYCKPCGFESAYLELASAVKEEYPDVEIESRLGGTGAFEIEINGQLIFSKLENGGFPYEKDLIEAIRRASNGEPLEKITKSRPPCVIL from the exons ATGAGCGACGGGTCAGGGGAGCCGGCTGCGGAGGCCCCGCCCGCTACCGGAAGAGGGGTCCACATCGTCGTGGAATACTG CAAGCCCTGTGGCTTTGAATCTGCCTACCTGGAGCTGGCAAGTGCTGTGAAAGAAGAATACCCTGATGTGGAGATTGAATCCCGTCTTGGGGGCACAG GTGcctttgaaatagaaataaatggacAACtgatcttctccaaacttgagaATGGAGGATTCCCTTATGAGAAAGAC CTCATTGAAGCCATTCGGAGGGCAAGCAATGGAGAGCCACTTGAGAAAATCACCAAGAGCCGGCCACCTTGTGTCATTCTTTAG